From the Flavobacterium gyeonganense genome, the window CTTCAATTCCCTGAATAACATCATTGGCGTTATTGATAATTCTGTACATAGCATTCCAGGTAGAATTCAAAGTTGTCCAGTAAGGTTTTGGTTCGAAACAGGCAATGTCAGAACCATTCACATTTACTGTATTAGAACTTACCGCTGCCATCTCTACATCGGTATTCGGATTAAAAACAAAAGCAAGTCTATTTGAATAGGCATCGTCGGTCAGCATAAGTGTATACACCCCTGCCACGGCTGATTTTATTTCACTTTCTGAACCAAAAACTTCAGCCTCAGTAAAACCGGTTGCCGGATGTACCTCTAGATAATCATCGCAAGCTGTAAAGCATAGTGCGAAACTAAATAGCATACTTAATAATATCTTTTTATTCATAATTTAAGTTTTAATTTAATTAAAATGATAACTGAGCCCCCAAAGTATAATTTCTTGTTCTTGGATACGCATTATAATCAATGTTAGATGTCAATCCCTTTGAGAGGTTAACTTCAGGATCATAGCCGGAGTAATTTGTCCATACAAATAAATTAGTACCGGTTGCATACAGACGAACTCTGTTGAATATCAATTTTTGGGTAATATTTAATGGAATAGTATATCCTAATGAAAGTGTATTCAATCGTAAAAAAGAACCTTTTTCAACTGCATAAGAAGAAGCAATAGGGCGCCCAATAGAAGTTGGATTCCACATCGTAGCATCTTTATTAAAGTCGGCTAATAATGCTGGAGAATAACGTAAATCGTTCCCCATATCATCAAAATTTCTCCAGCGGTTCTCCAGCGATACTTCCATCCCCAAATTATTTTGGTTATTTTGATACCACGAAGTCATCATCACTTTGTTTGCGTTGAAAACATCAAACCCATATACAAAATTGAAAAAAGTAGACAAATCAAAATTTTTCCATACTGCATTCAGTCCAAAACCTCCTGAATATTTTGGGTTAGTATCACCAATAACTTTTCTGTCGTTTGCACCAATTACATACGTATTGGAATCTGATGGATCAACAGGCGACAATTTTTTAAATTTAGCATTTCCGGGGCGCGGATCACCTGACAGGTTTTTGGAGTTTACGACACCTTCTTTCAGTTTCCATGTTTTTGTTAATGGATCAAATGAATCGAAATCATCCATGGTATAAAAACCATCATTAACAAACCCATAAATCAAACCTTTTGTACCGCCTACATAAGCTCTGTAATCGTCATCATTTAGCAATTGTGTTCCTGCCCATCCAGAGCTAAGGATCCATTCATTTTCTCCACTTGATAGTGCATCAATTTTATTCTTATTATATCCAATGTTGAAATTTACATCCAGGTGAAAATCTTTTTGCTGCACCACATTGGCATTAATGGCAAATTCAATTCCTTTATTAGATGTCTGCCCAACGTTGGTCATGATTTTACTAAAACCTGATGATCCGGGAATATCAGAAGGCACTAACAAATCTTTTACAGTATTTTGGTAAATTTCGACATTACCTGTAATTCGTTCTTTAAAAAAACCAAAATCTACACCCAAATTTGCAGTATAAGTTGTTTCCCATTTCACATTAGGATTATTTAAATACGCTACCTTGCCATCAGGATTATAAAAATTATAGTAGTAATGGCTAGTTTCTCCCCAACCTACTGACCTGTTTTGTGAAACTCCATAATATTTAGCATACAAATCCCCATCAATTCGGTCATTACCCGAAACCCCATAACTTAAACGCAATTTTAAATTTGAAATAGTTGTACTCTCTTTTAAGAATTTTTCATTTGACATTCTCCAGGCAAACGCTGCAGCCGGAAACACTCCCCAGCGATTATCCGGACCAAACTTTGTAGAACCATCGGCACGAATAGTAAATGTTGCAAGATACCTGTCATCATAACCATAATTTACACGACCGAAAAAAGATGAAATTTTATTAGGTGAACCTTCTTTTGATTCATTATTAAAACCTTTCCCCAAGGCAAGATTATCCAATGCTTTTTCTGCTGATATATTTGCAGGAAAATATCCTGTGTAATAAGTCTTACTCGCACTCCTTTGGTCCTTCATTTCCTGACCCACCATAACCTGAAAGTCGTGAAGTTTATTGATTTTAAAATTATAATTCAATACATTATTTAATTGCGTACGTGGACTTTGTGTCATTTGCCAGCCTACTACCGGCAGACCGCCATTAGCATTTGAAGTACCCGTTTCCAGTCCCCAAAAACGGCCATCTTCTTCATACTGGTATTCAAAACCGAATGAACTGCGAAAGCTTAAACCTTTCATTATATTCCAGGTTAGGGCTCCGACTGTATTAAATGTACGTTTTGTACGATTACGATAATTCCTTTCTGCTTGCTGTATCGGATTGAAACGTCTCACAGGTTCATAATCTTCAGGATCAAAATAAGTGTCGTCTGCCGGCAATGTCATGTAATCCTGTAAACCCATTGTAGGTGCCTGACGTATTGCATCAAGCAAACTAACCCCTTCAGTACCTGAACCTTCGATCGTTTGATTTATAAAACGGGATTGGAACTCAAAAGTAAATTTATCAGACAGTTTTGTATTAAGGGTTAGGTTCATATTGGTTTGCTTTAAACCAGTTCCAATCAATACCCCAGGCTGATCCTGATTTGTTACAGCAAACTTAAATTTGGTTTTTTCATTACCGCCATTCATACTAAAGTCTAAGTATTTAGTAATTGGATTACTTCCAAAAATCTCGTCCTGCCAGTCTGTTCCCTTGTCTCCTTTATAAATATACATTTCATTAGCCTGTCCGTAGCGGTTGTAAAAAGCAGTTGGATTTGAGGATCTTCCTTTTTCATATTCATATTGCATCATAACATATTCATAAGGATCCATTACATCCAGACGGTTCGCTAAGGTTTTGATTTGCATATAACTGTTAATATTTATAGAAACCTTACCTATTCTAGGATTTTTTGTAGTCACTAAAATAACTCCGTTAGCACCACGGGCACCATATATAGCAGTAGATGCGGCATCTTTTAATACTTCCACAGATTCGATATCAGTTGGCGGAATGTCATTTAGAGTAGCCACTTCAAACCCATCAACCAAAATTAAAGGCGAATTATCCTGGGTGATAGAACCTCCACCACGAATTCGTATCATGATTTCAGAACCAGGAGAACCATCAGCCGAAGTAATCTGAACACCTGGTAATTTACCAACCAAAGCTTCCGCTACAGAACTGGTTGGAACTTTTTCTAATACTGTTCCTTTTATACTCGAAACTGCACCCGTCAGGTTTCCACGTTTTTGTGTTCCGTAACCAATTACTACTACTTCATTCAATTCGCTTGTCGATTCTTTCATCTCGATGTTAATTCCTGATGTACGACCATTTAACGGTATTGCAATATCTTCAAGACCAATAAACTTAACCACCAAAACAGCTGTTTTAGGGTTGATTACTTTAATTGAAAACTTTCCGTCAAAATCACTGGTAGTATTTGCTTTTTCATTTTTAACAATAATTGTTGCGCCTGGAATCGAGCCCATTTTATCTCTCACAACTCCCGTCACAGTTATTTCCTGAGCATAACCGCTAATCGTCAGGAACAAGACGATTAATGTGCTCATGATATGTTTTTTTATCATAACTACTATATTTTATTTAGATTTAGATTTTTTAAATCTGTTCATCATTCAATTTTATTTATTAACCTGTACAACTCCATTAATAGTTACTACGTAATCTTTAATAATAGGTGTATCTGCATCATTGAGGTTAAAATCGACATTAGTAACCCCATTTCCTAAAATTGGAAAAGAGCCTTCAATTTCTTTTGTTTTTACCACAACTAAATCTGCAGTCATAAACTCTATACGAACAGTAACATTATTCGCTGCTTCATCAGTCTGAAATACAATAAAATCGTCTAAGTAATTAATACCACCTGTAGTAGTCTTCTTAGATCTGGAAACCGACATGTCTCCTTTCACGAAGGTTTCGTCAGAAACTTTGTATCCGTTACGTTTTACAAAAACAGTTGTTTTTATAACAGAATAGCTTGGATCTGCTACGATGTCTTTTGACTTCAATCGTAATGTGCCTGTTCTCGTAAGGATGTTCATGTTAAGTTTTTCCTCGAATGGCGTTGCATAAGGAACTACTGCCGATAGATTCACTTTTTGATCAGCATTGATCGATTGCGGAACAATAAAATCATTTAGGTTAACTGGTAGAGGAACCATTTCTGCAGGAATATCAGAAGCAATGAACTTGTAACTTCCTTTCTCAAGTGCAAAACGATAAAGCGAACTGTAATTCCCAAAATATTCACCATTATCTTTATAAACGAAAATTGGTCTTGTTGTAATACCAACATTTATATTCCAGGGATTGCCATTCAGCTGAAGCGCATAATCTCTTACCACTGAGGGGTCATATTTCATTTCATCACTAGAGCAGGAAGTCATCATAAGAAGAGTTGCACCTACTCCTAATATTATTTTTTTTATGTTTTTCATATCATATCATTTAAAATTGAAAACTTTTATTTTCTGGCTAAGATGTGCCTGTAGAACGCTACAGATATGCCAATTAATAATAGAATGAAAGTGCTGGTCTGTTTCATAAGCTTGGTTTATTAGTTAGTTAAGAATTAGTTAAAAATGTTAGTTATAAGGCAAAACTAGAGATAGCGAATTGTAATTTGGTGTAAATATTGCTTTTCGAGGAGGGTGAAATCACTAATTTGAGTAGGAATAATTGAGGAATAGGCAATTAATTAGGATATTTTCGCATTAAGTGAAAAAAAATGAATAAATAAAAGGCACTTCTATTTATTTAACTCAAAATTAAGTTTAGGAGATCTGTAAAGGATTGTGAAAAAGAAAAAATTTATCTTTTAGTATTTGTATAACTATTCTAATACTCAGCGAAGTTGAAGCCATTACAATAGATTAGTATAAGCAAAAGCTTTAAAGTAAATAAGTTTTTCAACTCCGCTAAGGATGATCGTTGTAATTACAAATCTATGGTCATGTCAATTAGAGCGGAGTCGAAGTCCACATTCCAATGAGTCATCACAGTCAAAAAAACTTTAGAATTAAGCGAGCCTTCGACTCCGCTCAGGATGACACTTTGATTCCATTGTAAAATTTTATTAACGAAACTGTCTTCTATATTCTGCAGGTGTATGGTTAAATTTTGCTCTAAAACATTTTCCAAAATATTTCAGGTCATTAAAACCAACTTCAAAACAAATTTCCTTTATTAGCAGATCCTCGTTTTTAATAAGCTCGGCCGCTTCATTCAATCGCATGTCGCGAATAAATACGACTGGAGAAACGCCTGTAATGCTTTTAAGTTTATTAAAGAAACTGGCTCGTGACATACACATTAATCTTCCTAATTCATCAACTGAAAAATCTGATTTAGACATATTTTCTTTTACCAGTTTAATCACCTGAAACATGAACTTATGATCCTTATTAGAAATTTGCAAAGGTTCCTCTTCTGAAATTTCAGTCATGTTACCTGTCGAATACAAATTCTGAAGGCGTACACGCTGCTTCAAAACATTCTTAACCCGTGCCTGTAAAAAACTCACATTAAATGGCTTGGTTATATAATCATCAGCACCATATTCCATTCCTTCCAATTTACTTTCAATTGCTGTTTTTGCACTAAGCAAAATCACGGGAATATGGCTGGTTGCAAAGTTATTCCTGATTAATTTAAGCATTTCTATACCATCCATATGTGGCATCATAATATCACTGATGATGAAATCAGGGGATAATGCTGCAGCCTTTGAATTTCCTTCTATACCATTTTCTGCTACATAAATGGTATACTCTTTTTCTAAAACAGAAACAATAAATCCTCTCAATTCAGGATCATCTTCTACAATCAATCCTACCGGCAATTCTTTTTCTACTTCTTCAAATATCATTGGGTCTGGATCGGCTTCAAATCTTACATCATTTACTAATTCTGCTTCATCTTCTTCAAATAAAATATCCACATCTTCAGTAAAATGCTTGTAACCTTTTAAGAAACAAATTTGAAAACTGCTTCCCTTACCGGGTGTGCTTTCAATTAAAATACTTGCGCCATGTTTATCTGCTAAATCCTTTACAATAGAAAGACCTATGCCGGTACTTGGATTATATGGATTTTCGTTGTAGTTTGAAAAACGTATAAACAATCGTTTCTGAAGTATCGGACTGATACCCGGCCCGTTATCATTAACCTTTAAAACCACCTGTTTTTCCGTGTCTTCTATTTCTACCTGAATTGTATCCCCTTTATGGCAATATTTAAATGCATTTGAAAGCAGGTTGACCAAAATTTTATCCAAACTATCCGGGTCAGCCCATACATTTGATTTTGTAGCACTGCTATTTACTTTCAATTCTATATTGCGCTGTATGCTCATTTCACTAAAATTTTCGCATACTTTCGTTGCAAAATCAGCTAAATTTACTTCACTAACAACTAGCTTTCTGTCCTGAATTCTTCTTAAATCTAAAATTTGATTAACCAAATTCAACAATTTATTACTGTTTTTTTCAATAATGCGAAGCTGGTCTTTTACTGATTTTTTTATTTCATCATCCGAAAGCATAATCTCTAAAGGCGCAGTAATCATGGTAAGAGGAGTCCTGATTTCATGTGAAATATCGGTAAAGAATTTCAATTTTAATTCCCCCATTTGCTTCTGTAATTCCACATCATTTCGCAGTTTTAATATGGTAAGAACTGCACGATTGACCACTAAAAATAAACCTACAGCCAATAACAAATAACAGAAGTATGCGAAGTGAGTTCCCCAAATTGAAGGACGAATAGTGATTTCAATTCGTCTCTCATTATCTGCCCATAAATTGTGCCCATTTGTAGAGGATACAATAAGCGTATATTTTCCACGATCTAAATTGGTGTAATTAATAGACTGCCCTCCTTTAAGATAATTCCATTGTTTATCAACACCTTCCAGCTTGTAACGATACACAATATTCTCGCTTTTGATGTAATCTAAGGCGGAAATTTGAACCCTGAAAAAATTCTGGTCATGCTGGAGTGTAACTTCTTTAATTAAATCTGGATTTCCGGGAGTTTCGGGATTGATTTCGTGGAGCTGTTTGTCATTAACAGAAAATCCCGATATCGCCAAATAAGGTTTAAATTGAAAGGGTTTAATCGCTTCCGGTTTAAAATAAAGTGCTCCGTCCGAATATCCTACAACAATTTCTCCATTCGCAAGTTGGCATTTTGTGGCTTCTGAAAATATTTCGGTACCGATAATCGATTTCAGTTCCGGAAATGTTTCGGCACTATTTTTTTTAGGATCAAACCGAACTACCTGATTGTCACTCATAAGCCAAATTTTGCCTAATTTGTCTTCTTGCAAGGCCACAACTCCTTCAAGAGGAAAAGCAATATTTTTGTTCCAAATAGGCTTAACTTTTAATTGCCCTTTCTTATCTAAATCGGCCAGAATTAAGCCTTTTCCATTGGTAGCTAATGCTAATCGGTTATCTGAAGTTATCAGAACATCCAAAATATCATTGCCCGAAACCTGCGAAAACTCTTTAAATTGGATTTTATAAGGTGATTTATTTTCTGCTGAAAAAGAAAACAATTTATAAGAGGAGATAAAAAACAATTCGTGTTCTTTGTTTTCAACTATTGAGCGAACTTTATCCGCATTTTTTATGGGATAATTTTTTAGTTCGTTTTTGTGGTTAATAAAACGAAAACCATTATTGGATTGACGGATCAGATTAATTCCCCCGCCCCAGGTTGTCACATAAATTTGACCATTTGATGCCTGAAATATTTTATAAATATCATCTGAATTAATGCTGTAAATATCTTTCTCATCATATTTACAATGACTTACTTTATATTTAAAAGAATGTCCTGCTGGTGTCAGGCAAAATAATCCGTTACCTCGTGTTCCAATCCATATTCTGCCATTGGTATCCTCCATCATACTATAAATATCAGCTCCCCATCCGATGCTTTCATTGGACAACGAGCCATCAGGTCCTAACATTCCAATCTTCTTTTTTTGAGGATTGAATATGGCAATATTTTCAGCACGGCTGGCTACCCAAAGATTGCCATTTTTGTCGCTCATCAGGCTTCGAACGTTATGCTTTTGAGGATTACCCGATTCTAAATTTAATGTTGAAAAATTACGATTATTAAATGTTATAAGATCCAATCCCTGTTTGAATGAACAGAACCACAAATTCCCCAGCTCATCAAAAGTTGCTGTATGCATCACATCAGAGACCGTCTCTTTTGACTCTTTAATGCATCGCATTATAGAAAACAGTTTGTTTTGTTTTTCATCCCAATAAGCAAATGGTCCTTTATGCGACTGAATCCACACTGTTCCATCTGGCGAAGTAAGCAGAAAACTTTTCTGTTCTGCGCCAACTATAGGAGGACCACCTGAATCGACCTGCATATATTTTAGCTTCCTGGTAGCCAAATCAAATTGATACACACCTGAATTTGGGGTTTCGAACCAAAACTGGCGTGAGTTCGTTACTCCCAAGTAATTGATTTTCTCGCTAGGAAAACCTGATAATGCTTTGCTGTTGTAAACATCCAGTTTTCCAGTCTTTATGTCATAATAGTAAAAACTTTGCTCACTCGTTAATATTAGCACTTTGCTGTTGCCTACAAGTTTTATTAAAGCAATATCTTCCTTTATATTCAGTTCAAAGTCAAAGAAAGTATTTGTTTTCTTAGTGTAACGTGTAAATTTGCCCTTTCCTCCTCCAAACCATACATCCTCTTTTGTTTCCAGAACTGAATTAACTGAATATGATTTTCCGGAATGTCCAGACATATTTGAGAAAAAATATTCCGGAGCAGTTCCCGCTTTATTTAAACGACAAATTCCTGCATGCGTCAAAAACCAGGTTGTTCCTGAGGTATCTTCAAAAACATCTCCAATTACACCACAATATTTTGAAGGATCAAAAGCAATTTGTCGGGTCTGTTTATTATTTTGGAAAAGAATCAGGTAATTTTTATCTTCCGGAAATATCCATACTTTACCCGATGGCATCACTTTGAACTTTGTAAAGGCAGTATTAGAAGATTTACCAGCTTTTTTCTCAATTGGAGAATGAAACCTTAATTGATGTGTATCAAAATAATAGATGTCATTTTTTTCAGACTGAATCCAGATTTGCCCGTTTATATCAAACTTAAATTTAGATACACGATTTGACATTAAGTCTAATGATGAGTTTTTTTCTACCCTGAAGTTTTGAAAAGTATTTCCGTCATAACGAATCAAACCGTTGAATGTTCCCAGCCAAATAAATCCCTTCTCATCTTGTTGAATACCCAGAATACGTGACTGGCTTAACTTTAAATCATTTGAAAAATGAGTCAAAATACCAGATGGCTGAGCTGTACAAAGGGTACAAATCAAATAATAAAAGATCAGAAGTATATTTCGTTTCAACATTTATAATTTTATTAGCTTTAGCACAAAGACAAAAATATCAAAATTCTTTTAGGAACCTTAAGCACACTCTGTCAGTAGCTAAATACCCCCCTTTAAATAGTATTTTGTACCCATTCTATATAATTTTAAAAAATTTAAAAAATTAAATACAAGCTTTACAGCATCCCTTAAATAGCAATTTATCCCAAGCTGAAAGATATAAACATCTAATTTTGCAATTATTAAAGTAATGTGCCATCCATAATCTTTTAGATTAAAAATATCATTACATAAAAAACTATAACCTTAAATATTTGCAAAAAACTCAATGAGAAAAGTATATTGTCTTGTGTTTATGTTGAACTTTTTAGCATTAAGCACCTTCGCACAGAAAAAATTTCCGTTTAACAATCCAAATTTAACTACTGAAGAGCGTGTCGACGATTTGGTATCCAGAATGTCGATAGATGAAAAAATCAGTCAATTGATGGATTCTTCACCAGCTATTGAACGCTTGGGGATACCGGAATATAATTGGTGGAATGAATCGTTACATGGAGTTGCCCGTGCAGGATATGCAACCGTTTTTCCACAATCTATTTCAATTGCATCATCCTGGGATCGCCAATTAATTTTTGATGTTGCCAATGCCATTTCTGATGAAGCGCGTGCCAAACATCACGAATATTTGAGAAGAGGACAACACGGAATGTATCAGGGATTGACATTCTGGTCACCAAATGTTAATATTTTTCGTGATCCACGATGGGGCCGCGGACATGAAACATATGGCGAGGACCCTTTTCTTACCAGTCAATTGGGACTTAAATATGTTACCGGTCTTCAGGGAACTGATGAAAAATATTTTAAAGTAATTGCTACTG encodes:
- a CDS encoding SusC/RagA family TonB-linked outer membrane protein; the encoded protein is MSTLIVLFLTISGYAQEITVTGVVRDKMGSIPGATIIVKNEKANTTSDFDGKFSIKVINPKTAVLVVKFIGLEDIAIPLNGRTSGINIEMKESTSELNEVVVIGYGTQKRGNLTGAVSSIKGTVLEKVPTSSVAEALVGKLPGVQITSADGSPGSEIMIRIRGGGSITQDNSPLILVDGFEVATLNDIPPTDIESVEVLKDAASTAIYGARGANGVILVTTKNPRIGKVSININSYMQIKTLANRLDVMDPYEYVMMQYEYEKGRSSNPTAFYNRYGQANEMYIYKGDKGTDWQDEIFGSNPITKYLDFSMNGGNEKTKFKFAVTNQDQPGVLIGTGLKQTNMNLTLNTKLSDKFTFEFQSRFINQTIEGSGTEGVSLLDAIRQAPTMGLQDYMTLPADDTYFDPEDYEPVRRFNPIQQAERNYRNRTKRTFNTVGALTWNIMKGLSFRSSFGFEYQYEEDGRFWGLETGTSNANGGLPVVGWQMTQSPRTQLNNVLNYNFKINKLHDFQVMVGQEMKDQRSASKTYYTGYFPANISAEKALDNLALGKGFNNESKEGSPNKISSFFGRVNYGYDDRYLATFTIRADGSTKFGPDNRWGVFPAAAFAWRMSNEKFLKESTTISNLKLRLSYGVSGNDRIDGDLYAKYYGVSQNRSVGWGETSHYYYNFYNPDGKVAYLNNPNVKWETTYTANLGVDFGFFKERITGNVEIYQNTVKDLLVPSDIPGSSGFSKIMTNVGQTSNKGIEFAINANVVQQKDFHLDVNFNIGYNKNKIDALSSGENEWILSSGWAGTQLLNDDDYRAYVGGTKGLIYGFVNDGFYTMDDFDSFDPLTKTWKLKEGVVNSKNLSGDPRPGNAKFKKLSPVDPSDSNTYVIGANDRKVIGDTNPKYSGGFGLNAVWKNFDLSTFFNFVYGFDVFNANKVMMTSWYQNNQNNLGMEVSLENRWRNFDDMGNDLRYSPALLADFNKDATMWNPTSIGRPIASSYAVEKGSFLRLNTLSLGYTIPLNITQKLIFNRVRLYATGTNLFVWTNYSGYDPEVNLSKGLTSNIDYNAYPRTRNYTLGAQLSF
- a CDS encoding hybrid sensor histidine kinase/response regulator transcription factor; the protein is MLKRNILLIFYYLICTLCTAQPSGILTHFSNDLKLSQSRILGIQQDEKGFIWLGTFNGLIRYDGNTFQNFRVEKNSSLDLMSNRVSKFKFDINGQIWIQSEKNDIYYFDTHQLRFHSPIEKKAGKSSNTAFTKFKVMPSGKVWIFPEDKNYLILFQNNKQTRQIAFDPSKYCGVIGDVFEDTSGTTWFLTHAGICRLNKAGTAPEYFFSNMSGHSGKSYSVNSVLETKEDVWFGGGKGKFTRYTKKTNTFFDFELNIKEDIALIKLVGNSKVLILTSEQSFYYYDIKTGKLDVYNSKALSGFPSEKINYLGVTNSRQFWFETPNSGVYQFDLATRKLKYMQVDSGGPPIVGAEQKSFLLTSPDGTVWIQSHKGPFAYWDEKQNKLFSIMRCIKESKETVSDVMHTATFDELGNLWFCSFKQGLDLITFNNRNFSTLNLESGNPQKHNVRSLMSDKNGNLWVASRAENIAIFNPQKKKIGMLGPDGSLSNESIGWGADIYSMMEDTNGRIWIGTRGNGLFCLTPAGHSFKYKVSHCKYDEKDIYSINSDDIYKIFQASNGQIYVTTWGGGINLIRQSNNGFRFINHKNELKNYPIKNADKVRSIVENKEHELFFISSYKLFSFSAENKSPYKIQFKEFSQVSGNDILDVLITSDNRLALATNGKGLILADLDKKGQLKVKPIWNKNIAFPLEGVVALQEDKLGKIWLMSDNQVVRFDPKKNSAETFPELKSIIGTEIFSEATKCQLANGEIVVGYSDGALYFKPEAIKPFQFKPYLAISGFSVNDKQLHEINPETPGNPDLIKEVTLQHDQNFFRVQISALDYIKSENIVYRYKLEGVDKQWNYLKGGQSINYTNLDRGKYTLIVSSTNGHNLWADNERRIEITIRPSIWGTHFAYFCYLLLAVGLFLVVNRAVLTILKLRNDVELQKQMGELKLKFFTDISHEIRTPLTMITAPLEIMLSDDEIKKSVKDQLRIIEKNSNKLLNLVNQILDLRRIQDRKLVVSEVNLADFATKVCENFSEMSIQRNIELKVNSSATKSNVWADPDSLDKILVNLLSNAFKYCHKGDTIQVEIEDTEKQVVLKVNDNGPGISPILQKRLFIRFSNYNENPYNPSTGIGLSIVKDLADKHGASILIESTPGKGSSFQICFLKGYKHFTEDVDILFEEDEAELVNDVRFEADPDPMIFEEVEKELPVGLIVEDDPELRGFIVSVLEKEYTIYVAENGIEGNSKAAALSPDFIISDIMMPHMDGIEMLKLIRNNFATSHIPVILLSAKTAIESKLEGMEYGADDYITKPFNVSFLQARVKNVLKQRVRLQNLYSTGNMTEISEEEPLQISNKDHKFMFQVIKLVKENMSKSDFSVDELGRLMCMSRASFFNKLKSITGVSPVVFIRDMRLNEAAELIKNEDLLIKEICFEVGFNDLKYFGKCFRAKFNHTPAEYRRQFR